From one Trifolium pratense cultivar HEN17-A07 linkage group LG1, ARS_RC_1.1, whole genome shotgun sequence genomic stretch:
- the LOC123916087 gene encoding F-box/FBD/LRR-repeat protein At1g13570-like isoform X4, translating into MGRKQTKSTRRKLTGACTEPDRISCLPGHIIDRILSHLPIKEAVRTSVLSSKWMNKWYTIPNLVFDRKCISAIASEDPLVFESKYLKIVDHVLLLHTGPINMFKFSDCGRDFISESVVTDIARWIRHLIGRSIKELVLEVVIEERYKFKLPRCLFSCQSLQRIKLYSGWLKPPTTFKGFRNLKILELYHITITQNALENLISSCPILEHLTLIGLDDLTEIKIHAPNLKILGILGEFVDFSFENTFQLTELSLLFHSQRNQSRLSGCSSNLLKFSAHLPHIQHLDISSGFLKYLAAGVVPVMLPTPCINLRFLFMCIRFNDMNEVLAALCLLRSSPNLQKLEIIAEHGKQTILPTPDSYCWEEIFSGPAVPISVRHVNIEGISGIKFELDFIRFLLMYSSVLEKMIVKPGLNVRPELMTELIRFKRASGQAEVIYNGEDSVNYGGEDFP; encoded by the exons ATG GgaagaaaacaaacaaagtcTACTCGCCGAAAACTGACTGGCGCGTGCACGGAGCCAGATAGAATTAGTTGCTTACCAGGTCACATAATAGACAGGATTCTGTCACATTTGCCAATTAAGGAAGCAGTGAGAACAAGTGTATTATCCAGCAAATGGATGAACAAATGGTACACAATACCAAATCTCGTGTTTGATAGAAAATGTATCTCTGCCATAGCTTCTGAAGACCCTTTAGTTTTTGAGAGCAAGTATTTGAAAATTGTTGATCATGTACTTTTACTTCATACTGGGCCAATCAACATGTTCAAGTTCTCTGATTGCGGTCGTGATTTCATTAGTGAGAGTGTTGTGACTGATATTGCTCGGTGGATTCGTCATCTAATCGGAAGGTCTATTAAAGAGCTTGTGTTGGAAGTTGTTATAGAGGAACGCTATAAGTTTAAGTTACCTCGGTGCTTATTCTCTTGTCAAAGTTTACAAcgtataaaattatattctggTTGGCTTAAACCTCCAACAACGTTTAAAGGCTTTAGGAACCTAAAAATTCTTGAGCTATATCACATTACAATAACTCAAAATGCTTTGGAAAACTTGATATCAAGCTGCCCTATACTTGAACATTTGACATTGATAGGTCTTGACGATCTAACTGAAATTAAAATTCATGCACCAAATCTGAAGATTCTTGGCATCCTCGGTGAATTTGTGGATTTTAGCTTTGAGAACACTTTTCAATTAACCGAGTTAAGTTTGTTGTTTCACTCTCAAAGAAATCAAAGTAGATTGAGTGGATGCTCAAGCAATTTGCTCAAATTTTCTGCTCATCTACCTCACATACAACACCTTGACATTAGTAGCGGTTTTTTGAAG tATTTGGCTGCAGGTGTTGTGCCAGTAATGCTTCCTACACCATGTATCAATTTAAGATTTCTTTTCATGTGCATAAGGTTCAATGACATGAATGAAGTTTTGGCTGCTCTTTGTTTGCTTAGAAGCTCGCCTAATCttcaaaaattagaaataatt GCAGAGCATGGGAAGCAAACTATCCTGCCAACACCCGACTCCTATTGTTGGGAAGAAATCTTTTCGGGGCCAGCCGTTCCCATCTCCGTTCGACATGTGAATATAGAGGGTATCTCTGGCATCAAATTCGAATTAGATTTTATCAGATTTCTACTTATGTATTCTTCTGTGCTAGAAAAAATGATTGTGAAGCCTGGTTTAAACGTCAGACCTGAGTTGATGACAGAACTAATCCGGTTCAAGAGAGCATCGGGACAAGCTGAAGTTATTTACAATGGGGAAGACTCTGTTAATTACGGTGGGGAAGACTTTCCGTAA
- the LOC123916087 gene encoding F-box/FBD/LRR-repeat protein At1g13570-like isoform X2 has product MGRKQTKSTRRKLTGACTEPDRISCLPGHIIDRILSHLPIKEAVRTSVLSSKWMNKWYTIPNLVFDRKCISAIASEDPLVFESKYLKIVDHVLLLHTGPINMFKFSDCGRDFISESVVTDIARWIRHLIGRSIKELVLEVVIEERYKFKLPRCLFSCQSLQRIKLYSGWLKPPTTFKGFRNLKILELYHITITQNALENLISSCPILEHLTLIGLDDLTEIKIHAPNLKILGILGEFVDFSFENTFQLTELSLLFHSQRNQSRLSGCSSNLLKFSAHLPHIQHLDISSGFLKVKCSSISTLNFNELQSDLESFFCFVQYLAAGVVPVMLPTPCINLRFLFMCIRFNDMNEVLAALCLLRSSPNLQKLEIIAEHGKQTILPTPDSYCWEEIFSGPAVPISVRHVNIEGISGIKFELDFIRFLLMYSSVLEKMIVKPGLNVRPELMTELIRFKRASGQAEVIYNGEDSVNYGGEDFP; this is encoded by the exons ATG GgaagaaaacaaacaaagtcTACTCGCCGAAAACTGACTGGCGCGTGCACGGAGCCAGATAGAATTAGTTGCTTACCAGGTCACATAATAGACAGGATTCTGTCACATTTGCCAATTAAGGAAGCAGTGAGAACAAGTGTATTATCCAGCAAATGGATGAACAAATGGTACACAATACCAAATCTCGTGTTTGATAGAAAATGTATCTCTGCCATAGCTTCTGAAGACCCTTTAGTTTTTGAGAGCAAGTATTTGAAAATTGTTGATCATGTACTTTTACTTCATACTGGGCCAATCAACATGTTCAAGTTCTCTGATTGCGGTCGTGATTTCATTAGTGAGAGTGTTGTGACTGATATTGCTCGGTGGATTCGTCATCTAATCGGAAGGTCTATTAAAGAGCTTGTGTTGGAAGTTGTTATAGAGGAACGCTATAAGTTTAAGTTACCTCGGTGCTTATTCTCTTGTCAAAGTTTACAAcgtataaaattatattctggTTGGCTTAAACCTCCAACAACGTTTAAAGGCTTTAGGAACCTAAAAATTCTTGAGCTATATCACATTACAATAACTCAAAATGCTTTGGAAAACTTGATATCAAGCTGCCCTATACTTGAACATTTGACATTGATAGGTCTTGACGATCTAACTGAAATTAAAATTCATGCACCAAATCTGAAGATTCTTGGCATCCTCGGTGAATTTGTGGATTTTAGCTTTGAGAACACTTTTCAATTAACCGAGTTAAGTTTGTTGTTTCACTCTCAAAGAAATCAAAGTAGATTGAGTGGATGCTCAAGCAATTTGCTCAAATTTTCTGCTCATCTACCTCACATACAACACCTTGACATTAGTAGCGGTTTTTTGAAGGTAAAATGTTCAAGCATTTCAACGTTGAATTTCAATGAACTGCAATCTGATTTGGAGtcattcttttgttttgttcagtATTTGGCTGCAGGTGTTGTGCCAGTAATGCTTCCTACACCATGTATCAATTTAAGATTTCTTTTCATGTGCATAAGGTTCAATGACATGAATGAAGTTTTGGCTGCTCTTTGTTTGCTTAGAAGCTCGCCTAATCttcaaaaattagaaataatt GCAGAGCATGGGAAGCAAACTATCCTGCCAACACCCGACTCCTATTGTTGGGAAGAAATCTTTTCGGGGCCAGCCGTTCCCATCTCCGTTCGACATGTGAATATAGAGGGTATCTCTGGCATCAAATTCGAATTAGATTTTATCAGATTTCTACTTATGTATTCTTCTGTGCTAGAAAAAATGATTGTGAAGCCTGGTTTAAACGTCAGACCTGAGTTGATGACAGAACTAATCCGGTTCAAGAGAGCATCGGGACAAGCTGAAGTTATTTACAATGGGGAAGACTCTGTTAATTACGGTGGGGAAGACTTTCCGTAA
- the LOC123916087 gene encoding F-box/FBD/LRR-repeat protein At1g13570-like isoform X3: protein MNISYLKGRKQTKSTRRKLTGACTEPDRISCLPGHIIDRILSHLPIKEAVRTSVLSSKWMNKWYTIPNLVFDRKCISAIASEDPLVFESKYLKIVDHVLLLHTGPINMFKFSDCGRDFISESVVTDIARWIRHLIGRSIKELVLEVVIEERYKFKLPRCLFSCQSLQRIKLYSGWLKPPTTFKGFRNLKILELYHITITQNALENLISSCPILEHLTLIGLDDLTEIKIHAPNLKILGILGEFVDFSFENTFQLTELSLLFHSQRNQSRLSGCSSNLLKFSAHLPHIQHLDISSGFLKYLAAGVVPVMLPTPCINLRFLFMCIRFNDMNEVLAALCLLRSSPNLQKLEIIAEHGKQTILPTPDSYCWEEIFSGPAVPISVRHVNIEGISGIKFELDFIRFLLMYSSVLEKMIVKPGLNVRPELMTELIRFKRASGQAEVIYNGEDSVNYGGEDFP from the exons ATGAATATATCTTATCTAAAGGgaagaaaacaaacaaagtcTACTCGCCGAAAACTGACTGGCGCGTGCACGGAGCCAGATAGAATTAGTTGCTTACCAGGTCACATAATAGACAGGATTCTGTCACATTTGCCAATTAAGGAAGCAGTGAGAACAAGTGTATTATCCAGCAAATGGATGAACAAATGGTACACAATACCAAATCTCGTGTTTGATAGAAAATGTATCTCTGCCATAGCTTCTGAAGACCCTTTAGTTTTTGAGAGCAAGTATTTGAAAATTGTTGATCATGTACTTTTACTTCATACTGGGCCAATCAACATGTTCAAGTTCTCTGATTGCGGTCGTGATTTCATTAGTGAGAGTGTTGTGACTGATATTGCTCGGTGGATTCGTCATCTAATCGGAAGGTCTATTAAAGAGCTTGTGTTGGAAGTTGTTATAGAGGAACGCTATAAGTTTAAGTTACCTCGGTGCTTATTCTCTTGTCAAAGTTTACAAcgtataaaattatattctggTTGGCTTAAACCTCCAACAACGTTTAAAGGCTTTAGGAACCTAAAAATTCTTGAGCTATATCACATTACAATAACTCAAAATGCTTTGGAAAACTTGATATCAAGCTGCCCTATACTTGAACATTTGACATTGATAGGTCTTGACGATCTAACTGAAATTAAAATTCATGCACCAAATCTGAAGATTCTTGGCATCCTCGGTGAATTTGTGGATTTTAGCTTTGAGAACACTTTTCAATTAACCGAGTTAAGTTTGTTGTTTCACTCTCAAAGAAATCAAAGTAGATTGAGTGGATGCTCAAGCAATTTGCTCAAATTTTCTGCTCATCTACCTCACATACAACACCTTGACATTAGTAGCGGTTTTTTGAAG tATTTGGCTGCAGGTGTTGTGCCAGTAATGCTTCCTACACCATGTATCAATTTAAGATTTCTTTTCATGTGCATAAGGTTCAATGACATGAATGAAGTTTTGGCTGCTCTTTGTTTGCTTAGAAGCTCGCCTAATCttcaaaaattagaaataatt GCAGAGCATGGGAAGCAAACTATCCTGCCAACACCCGACTCCTATTGTTGGGAAGAAATCTTTTCGGGGCCAGCCGTTCCCATCTCCGTTCGACATGTGAATATAGAGGGTATCTCTGGCATCAAATTCGAATTAGATTTTATCAGATTTCTACTTATGTATTCTTCTGTGCTAGAAAAAATGATTGTGAAGCCTGGTTTAAACGTCAGACCTGAGTTGATGACAGAACTAATCCGGTTCAAGAGAGCATCGGGACAAGCTGAAGTTATTTACAATGGGGAAGACTCTGTTAATTACGGTGGGGAAGACTTTCCGTAA
- the LOC123916087 gene encoding F-box/FBD/LRR-repeat protein At1g13570-like isoform X1, with product MNISYLKGRKQTKSTRRKLTGACTEPDRISCLPGHIIDRILSHLPIKEAVRTSVLSSKWMNKWYTIPNLVFDRKCISAIASEDPLVFESKYLKIVDHVLLLHTGPINMFKFSDCGRDFISESVVTDIARWIRHLIGRSIKELVLEVVIEERYKFKLPRCLFSCQSLQRIKLYSGWLKPPTTFKGFRNLKILELYHITITQNALENLISSCPILEHLTLIGLDDLTEIKIHAPNLKILGILGEFVDFSFENTFQLTELSLLFHSQRNQSRLSGCSSNLLKFSAHLPHIQHLDISSGFLKVKCSSISTLNFNELQSDLESFFCFVQYLAAGVVPVMLPTPCINLRFLFMCIRFNDMNEVLAALCLLRSSPNLQKLEIIAEHGKQTILPTPDSYCWEEIFSGPAVPISVRHVNIEGISGIKFELDFIRFLLMYSSVLEKMIVKPGLNVRPELMTELIRFKRASGQAEVIYNGEDSVNYGGEDFP from the exons ATGAATATATCTTATCTAAAGGgaagaaaacaaacaaagtcTACTCGCCGAAAACTGACTGGCGCGTGCACGGAGCCAGATAGAATTAGTTGCTTACCAGGTCACATAATAGACAGGATTCTGTCACATTTGCCAATTAAGGAAGCAGTGAGAACAAGTGTATTATCCAGCAAATGGATGAACAAATGGTACACAATACCAAATCTCGTGTTTGATAGAAAATGTATCTCTGCCATAGCTTCTGAAGACCCTTTAGTTTTTGAGAGCAAGTATTTGAAAATTGTTGATCATGTACTTTTACTTCATACTGGGCCAATCAACATGTTCAAGTTCTCTGATTGCGGTCGTGATTTCATTAGTGAGAGTGTTGTGACTGATATTGCTCGGTGGATTCGTCATCTAATCGGAAGGTCTATTAAAGAGCTTGTGTTGGAAGTTGTTATAGAGGAACGCTATAAGTTTAAGTTACCTCGGTGCTTATTCTCTTGTCAAAGTTTACAAcgtataaaattatattctggTTGGCTTAAACCTCCAACAACGTTTAAAGGCTTTAGGAACCTAAAAATTCTTGAGCTATATCACATTACAATAACTCAAAATGCTTTGGAAAACTTGATATCAAGCTGCCCTATACTTGAACATTTGACATTGATAGGTCTTGACGATCTAACTGAAATTAAAATTCATGCACCAAATCTGAAGATTCTTGGCATCCTCGGTGAATTTGTGGATTTTAGCTTTGAGAACACTTTTCAATTAACCGAGTTAAGTTTGTTGTTTCACTCTCAAAGAAATCAAAGTAGATTGAGTGGATGCTCAAGCAATTTGCTCAAATTTTCTGCTCATCTACCTCACATACAACACCTTGACATTAGTAGCGGTTTTTTGAAGGTAAAATGTTCAAGCATTTCAACGTTGAATTTCAATGAACTGCAATCTGATTTGGAGtcattcttttgttttgttcagtATTTGGCTGCAGGTGTTGTGCCAGTAATGCTTCCTACACCATGTATCAATTTAAGATTTCTTTTCATGTGCATAAGGTTCAATGACATGAATGAAGTTTTGGCTGCTCTTTGTTTGCTTAGAAGCTCGCCTAATCttcaaaaattagaaataatt GCAGAGCATGGGAAGCAAACTATCCTGCCAACACCCGACTCCTATTGTTGGGAAGAAATCTTTTCGGGGCCAGCCGTTCCCATCTCCGTTCGACATGTGAATATAGAGGGTATCTCTGGCATCAAATTCGAATTAGATTTTATCAGATTTCTACTTATGTATTCTTCTGTGCTAGAAAAAATGATTGTGAAGCCTGGTTTAAACGTCAGACCTGAGTTGATGACAGAACTAATCCGGTTCAAGAGAGCATCGGGACAAGCTGAAGTTATTTACAATGGGGAAGACTCTGTTAATTACGGTGGGGAAGACTTTCCGTAA